Proteins from one Oceanispirochaeta sp. M1 genomic window:
- the sufB gene encoding Fe-S cluster assembly protein SufB, translating to MTGSAKMSRPKQKPRGRPSMAELKTEDYKYGFSYPERSVFKTRKGLDEDIVRQISAHKGEPEWMLEFRLKSLEAFRRQSMPNWGADLSGINFEDIYYYIKPTEEQSRSWDDVPDDIKETFDRIGIPEAERKFLAGVGAQYDSEVVYHNLKEHLEEQGVIFCDPETAIREHSEIVREHFGTVIPYGDNKFASLNSAVWSGGSFVYVPKGVHVDIPLQAYFRINSKNFGQFERTLIIAEEGSFVHYIEGCTAPTFSTDSLHSAVVEIIAKKDARVRYSTIQNWSTNVYNLVTKRAHAYEGATVEWVDGNLGSKKTMKYPSVFLLGERAHGEILSIAFAGKDQQQDTGGKIIHAADNTTSVITSKSISKDGGSSAYRGLIKTKPGVKNVRSSVVCDALILDEDSQSHTYPYMEISTDQASIEHEARVSRISESQLFYLMSRGLNEEEASMMIVNGFIDPLVKQLPMEYAVELNRLIELEMEGSVG from the coding sequence ATGACTGGGTCAGCGAAAATGTCCCGGCCGAAGCAGAAGCCCAGAGGGAGGCCGTCCATGGCTGAACTTAAAACTGAAGATTATAAATATGGATTCAGCTACCCCGAACGTTCTGTTTTCAAGACAAGAAAAGGATTGGATGAAGATATCGTCCGCCAGATAAGTGCTCATAAGGGAGAACCCGAGTGGATGCTGGAGTTCCGCCTGAAATCACTGGAGGCATTTCGAAGACAATCCATGCCCAACTGGGGTGCCGATCTTTCTGGCATCAACTTTGAAGATATCTACTACTACATCAAACCGACAGAGGAGCAGTCCCGAAGCTGGGATGATGTTCCCGATGACATAAAAGAGACCTTCGACAGGATTGGAATTCCCGAAGCAGAAAGAAAATTCCTTGCCGGTGTGGGAGCCCAGTACGACTCGGAAGTTGTATATCATAACCTGAAGGAACACCTTGAAGAACAGGGTGTTATTTTCTGTGATCCTGAGACAGCGATCAGGGAGCACAGCGAGATTGTTCGTGAGCATTTCGGAACAGTCATCCCCTACGGCGATAACAAATTTGCCTCTCTCAACTCCGCAGTATGGTCAGGAGGGAGCTTCGTCTACGTGCCAAAGGGTGTCCATGTGGATATTCCACTGCAGGCTTATTTCAGGATTAATTCCAAGAACTTCGGACAATTTGAACGGACCCTGATCATTGCTGAAGAAGGGAGCTTTGTTCACTACATCGAGGGCTGTACGGCTCCCACCTTCAGCACAGACTCACTCCACTCGGCAGTTGTAGAAATTATTGCCAAGAAGGATGCCCGGGTACGCTACTCCACAATTCAGAACTGGTCTACCAATGTGTACAATCTGGTAACCAAACGTGCCCATGCCTATGAGGGAGCTACGGTTGAATGGGTTGATGGAAATCTGGGAAGCAAGAAAACCATGAAGTACCCTTCCGTATTTTTACTGGGAGAGAGGGCTCATGGAGAGATTCTCTCCATCGCGTTTGCAGGAAAGGATCAGCAACAGGATACCGGTGGAAAGATCATTCATGCAGCGGACAACACAACAAGTGTGATCACATCCAAGTCCATCAGTAAGGATGGCGGGTCATCGGCCTATAGAGGGCTGATAAAGACAAAGCCCGGAGTCAAAAATGTGAGGTCATCTGTGGTCTGTGATGCATTGATTCTGGATGAAGATTCACAGAGTCACACCTACCCTTATATGGAGATCAGTACCGACCAGGCCAGCATAGAACACGAAGCAAGGGTGAGCAGGATAAGCGAATCCCAGCTCTTCTATCTTATGAGCAGGGGCCTCAATGAAGAGGAGGCGTCAATGATGATCGTCAACGGATTTATTGATCCCCTGGTGAAGCAGCTTCCCATGGAATATGCGGTGGAACTCAACCGTTTGATTGAACTGGAAATGGAAGGCTCCGTAGGCTGA
- the sufD gene encoding Fe-S cluster assembly protein SufD: protein MKTYTETAAAVLKNMNWPDKKVEIWRRTPVRLLDPISFSEGVDENSFDANQAVLLPFKEKSAHLHYAGSKMISGVISTQEGLPEILSPTLGVSRYPEQKDFFFPGEWADRFEAWNDSAATNSVFLNFPEGKILKQPFVLQLDSLSRNRYSAPRIFIRIGEGWEGKIFIATNGSGKEKELVNASLRVWAGEGSHSEIVEIQTLGRESRLVQNTIVRLERDSRVTHSQIQLGAAAVKGNAAFRLAGVGAELQAGGIFTSGKDQHKDLRLEQKHIAPHTSSRALYKGAVSHRGRSVFQGMIKVEHEARGTDAYLSNKNLILNKGARADAIPGLKILTDDVKCSHGSTTGKLDPSQIFYLMSRGISRSEAVKMLTEGMFQEIIIRHPELPSDWLKEQIARSLEPGEL, encoded by the coding sequence ATGAAAACTTATACCGAAACAGCTGCTGCTGTTCTAAAAAATATGAACTGGCCTGACAAAAAAGTTGAGATATGGAGACGGACTCCAGTCCGTTTGCTGGACCCCATCAGCTTCTCAGAAGGAGTAGATGAAAATTCTTTTGATGCAAACCAGGCTGTTCTCCTCCCTTTTAAGGAGAAAAGCGCTCATCTCCATTATGCAGGTTCGAAAATGATATCAGGGGTAATCTCAACACAGGAGGGACTGCCGGAAATTCTCTCTCCCACACTGGGAGTCAGCCGATATCCGGAGCAGAAGGATTTCTTCTTCCCCGGAGAATGGGCCGACCGATTTGAAGCCTGGAATGACAGCGCCGCAACCAACTCTGTATTTCTTAATTTCCCTGAAGGGAAGATTCTGAAACAGCCCTTTGTCCTCCAGCTGGACAGCCTTTCCCGGAATCGCTACTCCGCTCCAAGGATATTTATCAGAATAGGAGAAGGATGGGAGGGGAAAATCTTTATTGCAACAAACGGTTCAGGAAAAGAAAAAGAACTGGTAAATGCATCACTGAGAGTATGGGCCGGAGAAGGCAGTCACAGTGAAATAGTGGAGATACAGACATTGGGACGGGAGAGCCGTCTGGTTCAGAATACAATTGTAAGATTGGAACGGGATTCCAGGGTCACACACAGCCAGATACAGCTGGGAGCTGCAGCAGTAAAAGGTAATGCAGCATTTCGCTTGGCAGGAGTAGGTGCAGAGCTGCAGGCCGGAGGGATATTCACTTCCGGAAAGGATCAGCATAAGGATCTAAGACTGGAACAGAAACACATCGCCCCGCATACTTCAAGCAGAGCTCTTTACAAGGGCGCCGTCAGCCATAGAGGACGCTCAGTCTTTCAGGGGATGATAAAGGTCGAACATGAAGCCAGGGGCACCGACGCCTACCTGAGCAATAAAAACCTTATACTGAACAAGGGTGCCAGAGCCGATGCAATTCCCGGTTTAAAGATCCTCACAGATGATGTAAAATGTTCCCATGGTTCCACAACAGGAAAACTGGACCCCTCACAGATTTTTTATCTGATGAGCAGGGGAATCAGCCGCAGCGAAGCCGTAAAGATGCTGACAGAAGGGATGTTCCAAGAGATCATCATCAGGCATCCAGAGCTTCCATCAGACTGGTTGAAAGAGCAGATAGCCCGTAGCCTGGAACCGGGAGAACTGTAA
- a CDS encoding aminotransferase class V-fold PLP-dependent enzyme, with translation MKRLIENAYSEFPILRDNRDYIYLDNAATTQKPQSVLDAIQDYYTGCNSNVYRAIHRWGEESTRRYELARQKTASLINAESPEQVIFTSGTTDSINLAATTLCRLLIEEGDEIILSEMEHHSNLVPWQIQAEYSGAVLKFIPVTEEGELDLEALEKLWSPRTKLLSLTQMSNVLGTVNPVKKIIAQAHSRGVKVLIDAAQSVPHMRVDVQDLDCDLLAFSGHKMYGPTGIGVLYGKKDLLNKLPPFRGGGEMIRSVYLDHSEWNILPHKFEAGTPNIAGAIALGAAVDYINSWGMDEIEKREAILTDKLIQGIDSLKDYKLYGRARKRGGIAAFTREGSHSHDLTQYLDSCGFALRAGHHCAHPLARKLNALSTTRASISFYNTEDEIDNLIKTLEQAGDHLL, from the coding sequence TTGAAGCGCTTGATTGAAAATGCCTACTCAGAATTTCCCATCCTCAGGGACAACAGGGATTATATCTATCTGGATAATGCGGCAACGACTCAGAAACCCCAGTCCGTACTTGATGCTATACAGGATTATTACACGGGATGCAACTCAAATGTTTATAGAGCCATTCACCGCTGGGGAGAAGAATCTACAAGACGGTATGAGTTGGCAAGACAGAAGACAGCATCTTTAATCAATGCCGAATCTCCTGAGCAGGTGATATTTACATCAGGAACAACCGACAGCATTAATTTGGCGGCAACCACTCTTTGCAGACTTCTGATAGAAGAGGGGGATGAGATTATCCTGAGCGAGATGGAACACCACAGCAACCTTGTTCCCTGGCAGATACAGGCTGAATACTCGGGAGCAGTGCTTAAGTTTATTCCTGTGACAGAAGAGGGAGAACTTGACCTTGAGGCCCTCGAAAAACTATGGAGCCCCAGAACAAAACTCCTATCCCTGACTCAAATGTCGAATGTTCTCGGAACAGTAAATCCAGTCAAAAAGATCATTGCCCAGGCACACAGCCGTGGTGTCAAAGTTCTTATCGATGCGGCTCAGAGTGTCCCTCATATGAGGGTGGATGTTCAGGATCTGGACTGTGATTTACTGGCATTTTCAGGTCATAAAATGTATGGCCCCACGGGTATCGGTGTTCTCTATGGAAAAAAAGACCTCCTTAATAAACTGCCTCCCTTCCGGGGCGGCGGTGAGATGATCCGATCCGTATACCTTGACCACAGTGAATGGAATATCCTTCCTCATAAATTTGAAGCGGGAACACCTAATATTGCCGGAGCCATCGCCCTGGGAGCAGCCGTGGATTACATAAACAGCTGGGGAATGGATGAAATAGAGAAGAGAGAAGCTATTCTCACAGACAAACTGATACAGGGCATCGACAGTCTAAAGGATTACAAGCTCTACGGGCGTGCCCGTAAACGGGGTGGAATCGCCGCATTTACCAGAGAAGGCAGCCACTCTCATGATCTGACGCAGTACCTGGATTCCTGTGGATTTGCCCTGAGAGCCGGTCACCACTGTGCCCATCCTCTGGCTCGTAAATTGAATGCACTGTCCACTACAAGGGCCTCAATTTCTTTCTACAATACAGAAGATGAAATAGATAATCTGATTAAAACTCTGGAACAGGCCGGAGACCATTTACTTTAA
- a CDS encoding response regulator → MTEKTILIVEDEPIIGMELQESLENAGYRIPDVVRNADSVMSAVIKHKPDLIIMDIYLKSFIDGIDAAQRVRMMNDTPIIFLTAYPNESIRRKAMIIKPAAYLLKPIQDEALLKEIKKVFG, encoded by the coding sequence ATGACGGAGAAAACAATTCTTATTGTCGAGGACGAGCCGATTATAGGAATGGAACTTCAGGAATCTCTTGAAAACGCCGGGTACAGGATACCCGATGTAGTTAGAAATGCAGACAGCGTAATGTCAGCAGTGATCAAGCACAAACCGGATTTAATTATCATGGATATTTACCTGAAAAGTTTTATTGACGGCATAGATGCTGCTCAGAGAGTTAGGATGATGAATGATACTCCCATCATTTTTCTTACAGCCTATCCCAATGAATCCATCAGACGAAAGGCCATGATCATTAAACCGGCAGCCTATCTTCTGAAGCCGATCCAGGATGAAGCACTCCTGAAAGAGATAAAAAAAGTATTTGGATAA
- the sufU gene encoding Fe-S cluster assembly sulfur transfer protein SufU produces MQFDDLYREMIQDHYRHPRNKVSLSPEEQGAVLDNPSCGDRVALKIDWDENDKITGISFDGEGCSISMASASMLTEILSGKSREEALETASKIHRIFRGEEAVEELENYGDIISLQGLVQFPVRLKCATLAWQTLDLLLKAESS; encoded by the coding sequence ATGCAGTTTGATGATTTATATAGAGAGATGATTCAAGATCATTACCGACATCCCCGGAATAAAGTAAGTCTCAGCCCTGAGGAGCAGGGAGCCGTTCTGGACAATCCCTCCTGCGGTGACAGAGTAGCCCTTAAAATTGACTGGGATGAGAATGACAAAATCACCGGAATAAGCTTTGACGGCGAAGGCTGTTCAATATCCATGGCATCGGCCTCCATGCTGACCGAGATTCTCTCGGGGAAAAGCAGGGAGGAAGCCCTGGAAACGGCCTCAAAGATTCACAGAATATTCAGAGGAGAAGAAGCTGTAGAAGAGCTTGAAAACTATGGTGATATTATTTCACTTCAGGGACTTGTTCAATTTCCGGTTCGCCTGAAATGCGCGACTCTGGCCTGGCAGACTCTGGACCTTCTCCTTAAAGCAGAGTCCTCCTGA
- a CDS encoding sterol desaturase family protein → MIRLYIFLGLLALFMVWETVFPRRSQGRLLKNRVCNLSLSVLNSLLMSLIPFSAAAAAVAVETAGAAGTGAGLLLSIKMHNGLRFVLSIVILDLVIYFQHLMFHSVPLFWQLHKVHHADSTLNVTSAIRFHPIEIALSLGIKIGTIFMFGISADAVILFELLLNGCAMFNHACIILPSGTDRVLRFFIVTPDMHRIHHSVRLRETNRNFGFCLSLWDHLFGTYRKDPVQDQTVFKLGISSYRNLEERSLIKCLLMPFDGKGQAYSIKGIGKQGS, encoded by the coding sequence ATGATCCGTTTATACATATTTTTGGGCCTGCTTGCTCTGTTTATGGTGTGGGAAACTGTTTTTCCCAGGAGATCTCAGGGGCGGCTGTTAAAGAACAGGGTCTGTAATCTTTCCCTGTCGGTACTGAATTCTCTTCTAATGTCACTGATTCCTTTTTCTGCGGCTGCAGCGGCGGTAGCGGTTGAGACTGCAGGAGCCGCGGGTACCGGAGCCGGTCTGCTCCTCAGTATTAAGATGCACAACGGTCTGAGGTTTGTCCTTTCAATAGTCATCCTGGATCTTGTTATCTATTTTCAGCACCTCATGTTTCATTCTGTTCCTCTCTTCTGGCAGCTTCATAAGGTTCATCATGCAGACAGTACTCTTAATGTTACATCGGCAATCCGCTTTCATCCCATTGAGATTGCACTCTCCCTGGGGATTAAGATCGGAACAATATTTATGTTCGGTATTTCTGCAGATGCGGTAATTCTATTTGAACTCTTATTAAATGGGTGTGCTATGTTCAACCATGCCTGTATTATCCTTCCTTCGGGAACAGACAGAGTCCTGAGATTCTTTATTGTCACACCAGATATGCATAGAATCCACCACTCTGTCCGCCTGCGGGAGACCAATCGGAACTTCGGGTTCTGTCTCAGCCTCTGGGATCATCTTTTCGGTACATATAGAAAAGATCCTGTACAGGATCAGACTGTCTTTAAATTGGGAATTTCAAGTTACAGAAATTTGGAAGAGAGATCATTGATTAAATGTCTTCTTATGCCATTCGACGGGAAAGGGCAGGCCTATTCAATAAAAGGAATAGGGAAACAGGGTTCTTAG
- a CDS encoding HAD-IIIA family hydrolase: MKSLKIGHITDIHFRHYTPGSSHKQKNRSREMLKVLEKALNVLKKEKIDILVITGDIIDTPGVVLKHNNYYMDLSTPFKQLIRKDYLTIRSILDHSGIPWIVIPGNKDEPELYTELWGDQPLVRDFKGYRFVSFHDRQWDGGQPRRFDRERRLMEAQLADPDSPPQIHLQHFVSTPSEQIKLKHVYKEADNLRKMCRDSGNVVLSLSGHYHPGIKSYREEKTTWISGPAFCAIPHPVLIHELEGNALQKTSRLEIQKKSIHKGKPAVFMDRDGVIATQSSYTTGPEEMKLIPGAGEAILKLRKAGFAVVINTNQSCIGLGYVPESVVLLNHEYMCHLLVNETGDIESQPDAIYFSSGAGNLAVHPDYTDTTVTKPSPELLHKACSLLGLSMKNCWMIGDREGDLRCALNGRVKPLLVRTGDGNITEENIDQGIYRDLVVKNNILEAAEFIINNSGSAK; the protein is encoded by the coding sequence ATGAAGTCACTGAAAATCGGCCATATAACAGATATCCATTTCCGCCATTATACTCCCGGTTCTTCTCATAAGCAAAAAAACCGCAGCAGAGAAATGCTCAAGGTTCTTGAAAAAGCCCTGAATGTTCTCAAAAAAGAAAAAATCGATATACTGGTTATCACAGGTGATATCATCGATACACCGGGAGTAGTTCTTAAGCACAACAACTACTATATGGACCTCTCCACCCCGTTCAAACAACTTATCAGAAAAGACTATCTGACAATACGCTCCATCCTGGATCATTCAGGAATTCCCTGGATTGTGATTCCGGGAAATAAGGACGAACCGGAACTCTACACAGAACTCTGGGGAGATCAGCCTCTGGTCAGAGACTTCAAGGGTTATCGTTTTGTCTCCTTTCATGACAGACAGTGGGACGGCGGTCAGCCCCGTCGCTTCGACAGAGAAAGAAGGCTTATGGAGGCTCAGCTTGCCGATCCTGACAGCCCGCCGCAGATTCACCTTCAGCACTTTGTCAGCACCCCTTCGGAGCAGATAAAACTGAAGCATGTCTATAAGGAAGCGGACAACCTGAGAAAGATGTGCCGGGACTCGGGCAATGTGGTTCTCAGTCTATCAGGACATTACCATCCGGGAATCAAAAGCTATAGAGAGGAAAAGACCACATGGATCTCCGGACCTGCCTTTTGCGCTATCCCCCATCCTGTTCTCATTCATGAACTGGAAGGGAATGCCCTGCAGAAGACCAGTCGTCTGGAAATTCAGAAAAAAAGTATACACAAGGGAAAACCAGCGGTTTTTATGGACAGGGATGGTGTTATCGCCACCCAGTCTTCCTACACGACAGGCCCCGAAGAGATGAAACTGATCCCCGGAGCGGGAGAGGCCATACTCAAACTCAGAAAAGCAGGATTTGCCGTGGTGATCAACACAAATCAATCCTGTATCGGTCTTGGCTATGTACCTGAATCGGTGGTTCTCCTCAACCATGAATATATGTGTCATCTCCTTGTGAATGAGACAGGGGATATAGAAAGCCAGCCCGATGCCATCTACTTCAGCAGCGGTGCCGGGAATCTGGCAGTTCACCCCGACTACACTGATACTACGGTAACAAAGCCCTCACCAGAACTTCTGCACAAGGCATGCTCACTCCTCGGTCTGAGCATGAAAAACTGCTGGATGATAGGTGACCGGGAAGGAGATCTCCGCTGTGCTCTGAACGGTAGAGTAAAACCCCTTCTTGTAAGGACAGGAGACGGCAATATTACTGAAGAAAATATCGATCAGGGAATTTATAGAGATTTAGTAGTTAAAAACAACATTCTTGAAGCAGCCGAATTTATTATAAACAACAGCGGTTCAGCAAAGTAA
- a CDS encoding 5-formyltetrahydrofolate cyclo-ligase: MNKKEYRKVLQEQWNSLTADDLALLNNATAKTIWESEEWSRCETVLAYLDFAGEISLDSLILKSIQAEKNVLVPRIQRGGTMTFHRLKDLNPSSLELNYWNIREPLEDAELFNPETAGRVLILTPGLGFTKDGKRMGRGGGFYDRFLSRIEENCDCITMGISWKGIIVPDLPFDSHDRKIRKLCCETEIFDCQPLN; encoded by the coding sequence ATGAATAAAAAGGAATATAGAAAAGTTCTTCAGGAACAATGGAATTCTCTGACTGCCGATGATCTTGCTCTGCTCAATAACGCCACGGCAAAAACCATATGGGAGTCGGAAGAATGGTCCCGATGCGAAACAGTTCTGGCCTACCTGGATTTTGCCGGAGAGATTTCTCTGGACTCCCTGATTCTCAAAAGCATTCAGGCTGAAAAAAATGTTTTAGTTCCCAGAATACAAAGAGGCGGAACCATGACCTTTCACAGATTAAAAGATCTGAACCCCTCTTCTCTGGAACTGAATTACTGGAATATCAGAGAGCCCCTGGAAGATGCAGAACTTTTTAATCCTGAAACAGCGGGCAGGGTTCTAATTCTCACCCCCGGTCTCGGATTTACAAAAGACGGAAAGAGAATGGGACGGGGCGGTGGATTTTACGACCGATTCCTGTCCCGGATTGAGGAGAACTGCGATTGTATTACAATGGGAATTTCATGGAAGGGAATCATTGTTCCGGATCTGCCCTTTGATTCTCATGACAGGAAGATCCGGAAGCTCTGCTGTGAAACAGAAATATTTGACTGTCAGCCCTTGAACTGA
- a CDS encoding DUF6657 family protein — translation MGKIKSALELALEKTADLKTDKKAVKKNMMNREGKVSVSTFLENPKKSEFIDKMKFYKDEELGWFKNGAMDTILANITLPRLESDSNKLIPLNAALAIVSGDKEETDSMFEQLKQLFSQYLSNLDQLEASMKQQYEPQLRQKEQQLSQQSGQEVHLTPEQDPEFLKVLSEQISRMDQQYQDVLKQAKDQIRKGLI, via the coding sequence ATGGGAAAAATAAAATCAGCCCTGGAACTGGCGCTTGAAAAAACAGCCGATCTGAAAACAGATAAAAAAGCAGTAAAGAAGAATATGATGAACAGGGAGGGGAAAGTCTCTGTTTCCACTTTTCTGGAAAATCCTAAGAAATCAGAATTCATCGACAAGATGAAATTCTATAAAGATGAGGAACTCGGCTGGTTTAAAAACGGAGCCATGGATACAATCCTGGCCAATATTACCCTGCCCCGCCTTGAGTCAGACAGCAATAAACTTATCCCGTTGAATGCAGCCCTTGCAATAGTCAGCGGAGACAAGGAAGAGACCGATTCCATGTTTGAACAACTGAAACAGCTCTTCTCTCAGTATCTGAGTAATCTGGATCAGCTTGAAGCATCAATGAAACAGCAGTATGAACCTCAGTTGAGACAGAAAGAACAGCAGCTCAGTCAGCAATCCGGACAGGAAGTCCATCTCACCCCCGAACAGGACCCCGAATTTCTTAAGGTATTATCAGAGCAGATCAGCCGAATGGATCAGCAGTACCAGGACGTTTTAAAACAGGCAAAAGATCAGATCAGAAAAGGTCTGATTTAA
- a CDS encoding AAA family ATPase, whose product MDLFQAAQQNEPLAARMRPRNMDEYIGQNHIVGKGRLLRRAIKADQLSSLIFYGPPGTGKTTLARVIAGTTSSRFLSLNAVLSGVKQVREAIAEAQELRDLHGRRTILFVDEVHRWNKAQQDALLPWVENGTIILVGATTENPYFEVNSALVSRSRIFQLKQLESEDLFEVARQAAADKERGYGKWEIDFEEGALEHLVKTADGDARSLLNSLQLAVETTPDSYPPPGGEKIYITLETAEESIQKKVVLYDKEGDYHYDTISAFIKSIRGSDPDAALYWMARMVKAGEDPRFIFRRMIISAAEDIGMADPQALVQVNAAAQAYDRVGLPEGQFHLTQAALYLATAPKSNSSLAFFDAVKVVDEEAAREVPNHLRDPSRDKHGFGHGEGYNYPHAYRDHWVAQAYLPRGLKGRIFYQPASQGFEAGIQQDVIRRRELQMAAMIEESLENLSFSPGDKERDAWMRRTRGNSSRFLEEMRSRMFAPLKTERHHKFLIWRESSGLLLWEAWRRVPEGGVCAWFPEGRNMDLCEHFTRSLPESERPIFFGGRSDTALQDLETIKESCELFETIMIRDWISRLSEENRKAEWEQLRQLLSPGGVLSLSEPLPAMGSRLSDFLPDGAESLDEWQSIREAEDAVYREAYPGLESEETVLALLKEMGASDSAAEILNSSEDRILSTEQLNNWFNTERPGSLGFRMKAVLGEKKMESYSSYCLKHLEGARVKWNSCRIILRADFQ is encoded by the coding sequence ATGGATCTGTTTCAGGCCGCCCAGCAGAATGAACCTCTTGCCGCCAGAATGCGGCCCCGGAATATGGATGAATATATCGGACAGAATCACATTGTAGGGAAGGGAAGACTGCTCAGGCGTGCCATCAAGGCAGACCAGCTCTCATCACTCATATTCTACGGACCGCCGGGAACCGGAAAGACAACTCTGGCTCGGGTCATAGCAGGTACCACAAGCAGCCGATTCCTGAGTCTGAATGCAGTACTCAGCGGTGTAAAACAGGTCCGTGAAGCCATAGCCGAAGCTCAGGAGCTCAGAGATCTTCATGGCAGAAGAACCATACTTTTTGTGGATGAAGTTCATCGCTGGAACAAGGCGCAGCAGGACGCCCTCCTCCCCTGGGTGGAGAACGGAACCATAATTCTTGTGGGTGCAACCACAGAGAATCCCTATTTTGAAGTAAACTCAGCCCTGGTCAGCCGGAGTCGGATATTCCAGCTTAAACAGCTGGAATCGGAAGACCTTTTTGAAGTGGCCCGTCAGGCTGCTGCCGACAAAGAGCGGGGTTATGGAAAATGGGAAATTGATTTTGAAGAGGGAGCCCTGGAGCACCTTGTAAAAACGGCCGACGGGGATGCACGAAGTCTGCTCAATTCACTGCAGCTGGCAGTGGAGACGACTCCCGACTCCTATCCTCCTCCCGGAGGAGAAAAAATTTACATTACCCTGGAAACTGCGGAAGAGAGTATTCAGAAAAAAGTGGTTCTCTACGATAAAGAGGGTGACTACCACTATGACACCATATCCGCATTTATCAAATCCATAAGGGGCTCGGACCCCGATGCCGCCCTTTACTGGATGGCAAGAATGGTTAAAGCGGGGGAAGATCCCCGTTTCATCTTTAGAAGAATGATTATTTCGGCAGCCGAAGACATCGGCATGGCCGATCCTCAAGCACTGGTTCAGGTAAATGCGGCAGCCCAGGCTTATGACCGGGTCGGACTGCCTGAGGGACAGTTTCACCTGACACAGGCGGCTCTCTATCTGGCCACAGCTCCCAAATCCAATTCATCCCTTGCCTTCTTCGATGCTGTAAAAGTAGTTGATGAAGAGGCTGCCAGGGAAGTACCAAATCATCTGAGAGACCCAAGCCGGGACAAACACGGTTTCGGGCACGGAGAGGGATACAACTACCCCCACGCCTACAGAGATCACTGGGTGGCTCAGGCCTACCTGCCCCGGGGGCTCAAAGGGCGAATATTCTATCAGCCTGCATCACAGGGATTTGAAGCGGGAATACAGCAGGATGTTATACGCCGGCGGGAACTGCAGATGGCAGCCATGATCGAAGAGAGCCTTGAGAATCTCAGCTTCTCTCCCGGTGATAAAGAACGGGATGCCTGGATGCGGCGTACAAGAGGAAACAGCAGCCGCTTTCTTGAAGAGATGCGCAGCCGCATGTTTGCCCCCCTGAAAACCGAAAGACATCATAAGTTCCTTATCTGGAGAGAGAGCAGCGGTCTTCTTCTCTGGGAAGCCTGGAGACGCGTCCCCGAGGGAGGTGTTTGTGCCTGGTTCCCCGAAGGGAGAAATATGGACCTCTGTGAGCACTTCACCCGCAGCCTTCCAGAATCGGAGCGGCCGATCTTCTTCGGCGGCAGGTCTGACACAGCCCTGCAGGATCTGGAAACAATAAAAGAGAGCTGTGAGCTGTTCGAAACCATTATGATCAGAGACTGGATCTCCCGTCTATCTGAAGAGAACAGAAAAGCCGAATGGGAACAGCTGAGACAGCTTCTCTCTCCCGGTGGAGTACTAAGCCTCAGCGAGCCCCTTCCTGCAATGGGGAGCCGCCTGAGTGATTTCCTGCCGGATGGAGCGGAGAGTCTTGATGAATGGCAGTCCATAAGGGAAGCTGAAGATGCGGTGTACCGGGAGGCATATCCCGGACTGGAATCAGAAGAGACTGTTCTTGCTCTGTTAAAGGAGATGGGAGCCTCCGATTCCGCTGCAGAGATCCTGAACAGCAGTGAAGATAGAATACTCAGTACAGAACAGCTGAACAACTGGTTTAATACAGAGAGACCAGGAAGCCTGGGATTCCGGATGAAGGCTGTTCTAGGAGAGAAAAAAATGGAATCCTACAGCAGCTACTGCCTTAAGCACCTTGAGGGAGCCAGAGTAAAGTGGAATAGCTGCCGCATTATCCTCAGGGCTGATTTTCAATAA